A region of the Sarcophilus harrisii chromosome 3, mSarHar1.11, whole genome shotgun sequence genome:
CTTTCCTATTCCTGCACTTCCTTCCTTCAGTACTAGTGCTTACACTCTCCTGCTCACAAGTCTCCTTGATCTCTCCCCCTGGAGCCTCTGTCCAACAAACAACTCCCTCCGTGCCctccttttatcatttctctctATGCCCCTTCCCTCCCACAACCCCCCCCCCCGTCCTCGTTCTCTTTGCTCCCTCTCTCCGTGTCCCTCATCTCCCCTCCCTCAGTTCTTCAGCCTGGTTGAAGCTTGCCATACCCCAGGTGGGGCTTATGCTATCCCGGGGCTCCCGTGGCCCATGGGTCCGTGAGGTAATGCCCCCTGGTTGGCTGTTGCTGGTGGTGTCCGGTCTCCTGCGGCCtctaagcccccccccccccggtgcTGCCGGAAGCCCCTGGAATGTCCCGTGTGCGAGGGCAGGGGAGCCCAGGAGCTGGACTGCGGGGATCCCAGAGTGAGGGTCCAGGAGCCAGGGACGTCCGAGGTCCAGGAGGCCAGGGATCTGGGTCCAGAAGGCTAAGGGCTGCCAGGATAGGAGCGTAGCAGCACCTTATGGCGGGTGGCAGCCTCTGCCCGTCGTCGTTTCTGTTCCCCCAGGAATTCCTTCAGCCTGTTGGTGGTAAAAGTCAGCGTCTGGCGCCGGAGCTTCATCAGGTAGGCATCCTGAAGCCAGGGATGTGCCAGGCAGTCCTGCAGAGAAGGCCGGCTCCTGGGGAACAAAAAGGGGGTGAGCTGGGAGACAACGCGTCCAGGCAGGGAGCCAGGAAAGGACAGCCTCACTCACCAGGGGTGCACAGAAAGGACCTTGCGCAGAAAGAGGGCAGCACTCTGGGAGGTATTGGGATACAACAGGAAGGCATCAAAGCGGCCCCCAACAATCCGGGCTTCCGTCTCCCGGGGATCTGGCTCATAAAATGGGGAGTGTCCACTGAGCCTGAGAAAGACACAGCAAAAAGGTCAGTGTTGGGGGCAGGAGGGAGACTGGCCCTGAGGGGAAGTACTGCAAAAAccttggggaaggaaatgatgaaaggagGATGAGGTCCCAGAGAacatggagagaaaggaaagatccctgggggggggggcgggacaCGGGTTCCCCAGCACAGGGATCACTCACATGATGTAAGTGAGCACACCGACGCCCCAGATGTCCGTGGCAGAGCCGATGGGTTCACCTTTCACCATCTCGGGAGctgacaagagacagagacagaaatgaccCAACTACCTGTGGATGGCGTCTTTGCTGGGCACAGGGGCTCCCTCTGGAAGCTCGTGTCACTCAGAGAGTTACAATTGTAAGTAACTTCTAACGCTTGGTGAATAAAGTCCAATGTTGCTTGGGACTCAAGACCCTTTTCAACTAAATTCCAACctgctttcccttcccttttccttctgtgACAAATATCTAGAAAGGGTTACTCACCCTtgatacttttatttcttctcttccactCACTCCTTAACTCCTAGTAATCCCgcttcctttctgtttcctccCCTGAAATTTCTGCCTTTGAGGTCATCAGTGCATATCTTATTGCCAAACCCAGTGATCTCTTCCCAATCCTCATCCCTCCACTCCTGAAACTTCTGCAGCACCGGACACTCAACACCCTCCTTCTGGGTgctttctcttccctctgtcttGTGCTCACCTGCTCCTGTCTGACTGTTTCTTTACTATATTATttgctatctcttttttttcttcctgattcctaACTATAAGTGTCCCTCATAGAGACAAGCTCTATGTCCTATCTCCTGATAATTCTCCTGCTTGTGCTTAGCACAGGGCAAGCCCTTAATAAATAcgtgcttcctttcttcctatacCTTCATATTTGAGGGAAACTACTCATTCTTCCAACATCTATTTCTAGACAGTGCCTTTATTTGAATCGTTGCCAACAAACATGGAGTATGTTATTTCCTCATCTCCCATTCCTCAGGTTTTGAGGGAAAAGGAAGTGACTTCTGCTCCTTCCTCTGAAACCTCAGGGAAAAGCgtctctgttctctctgtttctctcacccATTCTGTATTAGAGTTTTACATCTTCTCTCCCTGACTTGATGATTAGAATCTTGCTTATTCATCTTTGAACTCTGAATACCTAATACAATACTTTGCATCTAATGGGCATTTTAACAAATGTCGGATAAATTTAATTTGtcaaatggatgaatgaatgagagCATCAAGAGCCATGAATTGGCCACTAGGTGCCTTTAGCTCACAGATACAACTATCCCTTCCACATAAGTGGAAGTATCCACATACTTCCATATACATAAGTATCCACATAAGGCTGGAGTTGAGATGCCCccgtgatctggaaaatccacattCTGGCTTCCTATCAGAGAAGTCTGCATTATTATGGCAAAAGacaaaatatgttgatattatacaatgctatacttatattttatgcatttctgagtttctaaacttttctgtGTTGTCTGTTGGCTTTCTTGAATTGTCTGTAatttccacaaaactccccccaagttcccatttaatttcttacgCCAACGCACAATTATCAGAACTgtgatgggaaaaaataagacGGGGAAGGGATAACTATAAGCAGTTGCTGGGTTCCTTACTACTACACCTTTCCATGGGGTGTGGATGTCCATGGGAAAGCCACCCATGTTATACTCAGGGAAATCTCAGGCTATGACTTGGTGGGCTTAGTGTATCCCAGATGTCAGACTGGGCCCCCTGGCTCTTTTCACCCTCAGCCTTTGGCCAGGTTGTATGTACCCGTGGCCTTGCTTGGGCTGGCTGGGCCCAGAGGCTAGCCCAGTGCTTTCAAACAGCTCCCACTGACCCCTTAAGCTATAAAATCACGAAGTATTTTCTTCTTAAGGTTAGCTCCCTAAGGAGCAGGGTCCCAGGAACACctacttccttcctcccccttaaGAGATTCCCTGAGGGACTCTTGGGTACCAAGGTAACTCTTTTTAAGAGCCCCTAAGCTCGAGGCCCCCTGGAGCACCACAAATGGGGTTTTTGCCCCAAACTGGGTGGGGGGAGTGGGACTGATCCCCGGCACCCAGAACACCCAGCCCAAGCCACTCACCCATGTACTCCAGCGTGCCCGTGCGGTGCCCCAGGGGCTGCAGGGCCTGGGGGCTGTAGGGCTGGGCACTGCCGAAGTCCACGATCTTAAGAGCATTGTCTTGTGCGAGCAGCAGGTTGTCTGGCTTGATGTCCAGGTGCAGCACGTGGTGGTCGTGTAGGTATTCCAGGCCCTGCAGCAGCTGGACCACATATGTGGCCACGTCATCCTCAGAGTACCGAAACCTGCAGGGGGTGGACAAGGGGGGCTGAGCTCCCGAGGGTGGGGACGGCGCTCTGCTGGGCCAGCTCCCTGGGCCCCTCGGCCGTGGCCAGACCCCCGTTCTCACCCTCCCACCGACCAGGAGCTGGAAGCCCCCGTACCGTTCGCTGAGTCCACAGAGCAGCTCGCGGTTCCCACAGCTTTCCGCAATGAGCACGAGGTAGCGGGGGGTGATGTACGCCTCATGCAGGGACATGAGCCGCTCGTGGTGGAGTGAGCGCAGGACTTCATACTCCTGGAGCACACGCTGCTTCCCCTCCGCCACATAGGGGATGATCTTGGCCACAAAGGACCGGCCCGTGGCATTCTCCCGGCAAGCCCTCACCACACCAAAACGCCCCCTGGGGAAATCAAGGACACGGGAGCCCCTTAAGAAGGGCGGGAAGCCAGAGTGGGGGCTGCTGGGGGAACAGGAGACACCTTGGCGTCCGTGTCCCATCCTGTATCTCAGGCCCTATGGGTTTGGCCGCTGCATCCCATCCCAGCTCCTCCCCAAGCCAACAAGCTcccattaagcatttattatgctcgAGGCAGGTGCAGAGCATCCCTCCCTTGGACTTGCCTGGCCTTTTCCTCCAGGAAGGTGTAGGGCTTCTGGGGAGGTCCCTGACGAAGGCTGGTGCCCTCAGAGCCAGGGGAGCTGGGCGACCCACTTCCCAGAGAGCCGACCCTCTCCTTGGCTGGGCTGAGGCTGAGTACGGTCACCCTAGTGGGGCTGGGAGTAGGTTCGGGGGCCTGGGGCTCAGGGGTAGGGGGTTCGGACACAAAAGAAGTCACCACATACATTGGGGCTGGAGAGGAGGTTGGCTTATTCTCAGGAGCGCTAGGGGAGGGGGCTTTTGTATTGGAGGCAAGAGACTCGGGCCCACTGGGAGGGGGCGGATCACTGTGGGGTGTGAGCGCTGCTTGCCGAGCAGCCAGCAGACCCCTGTGCTTTCgtgggggagtggggggaggtgGGCCGACAGCCTTGAGGTGAGACAGcgttggggaggagggggaggttGAGGCTGAAGGGGGAGGCTGTGGAGAGGCTAGAGCCAAGGTAGATGTGGGCTCAGGAACAGGGGCTGGAGAGACTGGAGAGTCTGGGGCTGAGGTGGCAGGCTCTGGTGTGGCTGGGGCTGGGGAGGTGGGGGCTGGAGAGGCTGGAGAAGCTGGAGAGGCTGGGGAAGCTGCAGGGGAAGCTgcaggggctggggctgggggagagaCAGGTGAGGTAGGAGTGGAAGGAATGGGGGTCCCAGCTGAGGTAATAGGAATTTCTTGTTGAGTGGTATATTTCAAAACTGGggtatctggaagaaaaaagagaaaacatttgctATAGAACTCTCCAAGTAGAAGTGAGGTCCTGTGATAGATAATGGTAGAAAGAAGAAAGTGCATACTAAGCTGACGGGATCCCAAAGTCCATCCCCTCAGGGCTCCATCTCCCATCCTCCCAACCTCTGACTTTCTCATATACTAAGCAGACAGGATCCCAAGGTCCAGAGGGCTCCGGGGACTAAGGAGTATAATTTTAGTCCCTCTGCTTCCAAAATCACCAGGTCCCCATTCCTTCCATACTAAGTTACTCCCACCACCCACCCTCGAGGGCCCACCCCATCCTCCTAACCTCTGAGTTTCCCCACAAAGACCCTCTCAGAAGCATTGCTGAAAGGCCCCTGCCCAGCTCGGTTGGCACAGGCCACTCGAAACCTCACAGTCATGCCGGGAGGCAGTTGGGTCACATTGTAGTAGCAGTCAGAGATGCCCGAGCTCACGCAGTGCCATATGGATTCCCCtggaggaagaggggaggtaaGGGTGGGAGGTAGGCAGTGGGGGGCTGTCATGAGGCCATGGCAGCAAGGGGGAGGTTTAGCCCACACAACAGGGTTCCCAGGAATCCTATGAAAGATGGGGAGGAGTGAATGGTTCAGAATGCTGGGGGCGGGAGCCAGGGGgaagaagaacagaaaagaacctcagagcccatttctccttccttggtAGGATTCCCCCACCTCCAGTCTCACCCCCACCCTCCCAGACGCTCCCAGCTTCCTCTGAGCTCCCCCGAGCCCTCTTCCCCAAGGCTCACCATCTATCCGCTGCTCTAATGTGTATGTACAAGGGGCTCGACTGTCTCCGGGCTTCCACACCACCAACGCTGTATCCTGGTATTTTTGGGGCACTTCAGGGGGGGCCAGCTTGCCTGGAAGGCCTGATGGGGAAAAAGCCTTCCTGAACCCTTAACCTGCCACCCTGCCATTCCCTGAGCATTTCCTCTCCTCCCACTCCTCCACCCTCATTCCCATTGGGCCTGCCCCTGCCCCGGGCACTCACGGGCCACAGCCAGAGTGCAGGAGCTGGTCGCGCTGCCCAAGGCGTTGCGGGCAGAACACTCGTACAGCCCCGCGTGGCGCTTCCCGGCGCGAGGGATGGTCAACAGCTGCCGCCCATCTTTGCAGGAGACTATGGTCACCGACGGCTCGGACCGAAGGGACTGTTTGTCTGCAGGGGCCGAGAGAGAGCCATGGCCCAGTCAGTCCTTCTAGTCCCTGTCCCTTCGGGGGTCCCCAGACAAGCCCTCTCACTGCCGTCCATCGCCCCAGGGAGGCTCCATCCCTCCCGATTTAAGGGCTCTCTGGGAGGAGCAAGTGAAAGGTACATTGGACAGCGCCGGATCCCACAGAGTGAGGGCAGGGGATGCAGGGGCAGAAGGACTCCTGGCTACCTTTTGTCCAGGAAATGTGGGGTGCAGGGCAGGCTGCTGGGAGGCACAGGAGAGTGGCTGCCTCCCCCTCCAGCAGCACCTGGTCCTTCAGCTTGATATGAAAGACAGGAGGGAAATCTAACAGGAGAATTAGAGAAAAAGTAGTGTCAGCCTGAGCAAACATCAGGAGCAAGGAGAACCGGAAGAGTATGTATTTGTTATGGGAAAAGGCTCAGATTCTTATCAATAAACATTCGTGAAGAGGCTGCCAAGGGATCAGACCTAGAAAAGATTCCCCTGAAGTGGGCAAAATAAGGTGCGTGCCCATGATGGCAGAAACCTATGCAGCCTTTTCCAACACCATTCAATAATGGCAGCTAGCACTTATATACCATAAGGTTTGCAGAACATCGTACCCATCTGATCTCATTTGCTCTTTAACACTAAGGTAAGAAGTGGATATTAAAgtatgtactattattattatttccattttacagatgagcaaaatgaGCGAGATGAACTTTCCCAGTGTCCCAcgcagctagcaagtgtctgaaggaGGACTCAATTCCTAATAATAACAGGACAAGAATAATGGCTATTATTTCTagagtacttactatgtgccaggggcTAGACTAAATATTTTGTCCTCAAAATAATCCTTcgaggtaagtattattattatgcacattttacagaggaggaaactgaggcacacgggggtaagtgacttgcccaggctcacacagccagtaagtgtctgaggctggatttgaagtcagaaagggGTCTTTCTGTCTCTAGGACTCGCAGATACTCTGTCACCTGGTTGCCCTTCTCCCCACCCTAGCACGTTGTACAGAAACACTGAATACAAAGCAGGGTGCCAGCGTACATAAGAGCTACTCAGCACTATGAAAGATCACTTTTGACTGATGGCGGGGAGGAATAATTCCACGGGATGAGAGGGAGTGCATGTCTGGTAGGAATCCAACCTTCCCCCTTACTCTAAGGGAGCGGAGCCAACAAGCCAGGCTGGGACCACTATTATGGAAGTTTAATTGGACCCAGCTGGTGCTAGCCTAGCCCAGCCATGCAAATAGGAAGAGGCTAGAAAAAGGCATCAGCTTGGAAACAAAGAagagcagggaaggagggagggggaaacgAGCAtctattaggcacctactatgtgccaggccctgtgctgagGGCTTTACAAacatcccatttgatcttcatgacaatgTTGGAAGGTAGGTgcttattattatcctcactttgcaggtgaggaaactgaggcagacagcgaGAGAGAGAGGTTattgatttttccagggtcacatgaACCAGGAAAATTCTCATATCTTCCTAATTCAAAGCCCATGACCCTGGATTCCTTCCCCAGCTAGCTTTGCtgtgttttctattttgtaaaagGAGGTGATCGGactcaaagatttttaaaattctcccaATCCCAGAGAACCCGGCCAGACTTAGACACTTGACAATGGGCTGTTTGGCTAGGAAAGCTGGACTGCTCACTGATATCTAAACTCTGGGCTTATCAGAAAGAGGGACCTATGTCGTCTCTTAATTGCTAGTCAAGTCTTTTCCCCAGACCCCAAccctaatctctctcttttaacAAGTGATGGAGGATCTAAATGTTCATTTGGGGAATGCACGAGAGGGGGAGAaaagtggggagggaaaggagactACTAGCTATTGAGTGCAACGGAAAAAGAAGCCCCCGATGTTCAGAATGGGGGCCTATTTTGTCGCTTCAGTCTATGAATGACAAATGGCAAAGGGGAAGATTAGAAAGTGAGCGAGCAGGCTGGGTGGTCACTTCCTCATGTGATATGAAAAGAGTTGGAAAAGCTCACCACCCAAAAATATCTCCTTCCAcctccccctcccaccctccGTGCAGAGATTCTACAAATAGAGGCTCATTCTCTTAGATTAAGCACTACCTTCTCCTTCTTTTACTGTGATAATGAGAATTTGGGCTACTAGATAAAAGGCTCTGGCTGGAAGAAAGGGTCTGGGAGGGGACAAGGAAGGGACGTGGGGGAGAGGgacaggagaagggaaaggaaaggctGACAAGGGAAGCAAGACCCAGCTTCTATCTTGGCATTGCCACTAACCCCAAAGGGTTAGTAAGTCACTCCctgttcagtttccttatctgtaaaatagaaatgggcACTAGATGATGCTGAAGGGCTCTTTTAGCTCTGACTTTGATGATTCTGCCACCCCAGGGCAAGAGTGAGGAGGGGAGGAACTGAAACAGCCATCTTGGGGATTAGAGCCGGGCAGCAAGTTATGCATTTCCCCCAAGTCCTTCAGCTGTCTGGAACTGGCCCGGGTAAGGGCAAAGTGACCAGGGAAAGTGCAAGCTTGGTGCCCCTGGTGCCAATTTCAAAGAAATCAGCTCAACTGTCCAACCCCAAGACCCCACTGCCTGACAAGGAGCTCAATGCCCCTCCATGCCTTCCCTCCCAATCCCACCTCCCCAAACCGGGGAAAGGGTCCTACCTGATTCACTGCGCACATATTCGTAGCCCAAACTGGAATCCTCCTGGACGCTGGCTGGGAGGTTGGGCTGCGATGACCCTTTGTCCTTCCGTGACCTTGACAGGCCCCAGCGGTCCCAGCGGGACCGGGTCCGGCCTTCCCCAGGACCTGCAGAAACCCCAAGTCATCGGCACTGCCCCACCCGGCTCCGATTCTCTCCTACCCTTCTGTTTTGACTTTGCAGATGGGACAGTATGCAGGGGtccctcaaactacagcctgtgggccagatgcagcagctgaagacatttatccccctcacccagggctctgaagtttctttatttaaaggcccacaaaacaaaatttttgtttttactatagtaaaAGTATACtttactataaaaaaaattatgtttttactATAGTATAGTAGCCctgcaacagtctgagggacagtgaactggccccctgttttaaaagtttgaggatccctggataGAGCACATCTCTCCCAGCCTAGACATGGACCACGTAAGGCCTGCCTGGGTATCTGCAGCTGCAGTCACTTTGTAAGCTAGTCTAAGTGAGACTCTGCACTTTGGTTTCCTCACCCTGGtggtttctttttataatttgtttagtttCCTTTCCCTAGAAATTTTACTCTTAAAATTGGATAGGGAAGTCCGTGGAGTAATTGTGCAGCCATCAGGTTAGAGCCTCCCCTTTCACAGCAATCGGAGCAGAAGGAGAGGAGATAATTAGAGATGGAACAAAGGCCTTCACTGGGCCCAGAAGGACCAGATGAGATCAGGAGATCAAGGAAAGTTTGTAGAAGGTGAAAGCTGCCGAGCTAAAGGTCCTTGGGATTGTGTATGAGGAGGAGATGGGATTTCTCTGAAGTTGCAGTGAATTCTCAAATCCTAGGCTACCAAGACAGGGAGCTAAGGACAGTGTGGTCAGAGCTCTGTCTACTGAGGAGCCAGGGGCCCCCTGAAGAGCTGGGATCCCCCTGAGGAACTGGGGTCCTCCTTCTCCAGCCTGCTGAGGATCTGGGGTCCCTCTGAGGAGCCGGCCCCCCCCTCCAGCCTGCTGAGGAGCCAGGGCCCCCCCCTCCAGCCTGGCCCCCTGTGCCTTCCCTGGCCCCCCTCCATCCCAGGAGCTCACGTTCACCCCTGGCTCTGCTGCCGAGCCGGGCCCGGCTTCTGCCCCGTCTGGACGTCCTACCTGAAGAGGCCGAGTTGGCGCTGGCCTCGGAGCCCAGGGACTCCGCCGAGGGCGTGGCTGCGCCCGCCTGGGCCAACAGCTGGTTGTGGGGCAGGCCGAGGCGCCGCAGGCTCTCCCCCTCGGACGTGGCCCTGCGCAGCCGGCCCAGCAGCGGGGTGCTCCCCCCTGAGCGGCCCCCCGAATCCTCGCTGCTGCCGCTGCGGTGCAGACGCCCCGAGAGCCGCTCCAGAGTGGCGCTGAGCTTCCTCCGGACCGCCAGCACCGGGGATCCCTTGGCTGAGTCACCCCCCTCGGAGCTCTCCCCGTCCCCGGCCCGGGGGGACCCCCAGGATGGGTGACGCTGGGAGGGGGGTGTCCGGCGCAGCCTCtgggacagggacagggagaggCGCCGGACCAGCCCCATCTCCCCAGCGCCCCCAGCCCCACGAAGGTCCTGCACGGAGCGGGAACGCTCCGGCCGCTTCACCAGCTCCAGCGGGGTCCCGGCCGGGCTGGGCCTGTACATGCCGTCTTCTTCCTCTGATCCCCGGAAAGGGCCACGCTCCTCGGACTGAGAGCGGCTCAGCATCCGCAGCCTCCGAGCCAGGGGAGACTGGCGGCTTTTCTTGAATTTTGCTTCAAACACTTCCTCCGAGTCCAGATTTTCAATGCTGCTTAAGCTCCTGTCTGAGCCGGCGGGCCTCGGGGggccctccaccttctccccagGAGGAGGGCCAAGCCCCTTGACTCCCGGCCCTTGCTTCCCAGGGTGTGGGGAAGCCACCTTGGCAAAGACAGCCGCGTGGGGCTTGGGCTCAGGCGGGGGGCCCAGGATGATCTTTGGGGTGCCGGGCAGTTGGAGAGACTGGATGATCTGGGCATAAGGGGTAAGGGGGGTCTCTGGGACCAGGGAGACCACAGCTGCCTTTGGAGGTTCTAGGGTCCTGGAAGGCCCTGCCTTGGAGCCTGGCTCTTCTTGGGCAGTCTTGGGGGGCCCTGGCCGGGGGGAGCCCCTGGAGGAAGCCATGGGCTGCTCGGTGGGCCCAGGGGAGGCAGGTTTTGTGGGAGATAGCTTGGCAGGGATGGGTTTGGCAGGGCTGTGAGTCTGAGCTTCGCTGAGGGCAGACAGGGAAGGCGACTCCTGCAATCTCCGGGCCCCCAGCCGGGCCACGGGGATCTCCAGGGGGGCTCCAGCCCGTCGGTGCCTCCCCCTGGGCTCTGCCTCCCCCTGGGAAAAACTACTGCTCTTCTGAAGGCTGCGGGCCTCGGGGGGCAGTGGGTGTCGGGGGGCCGCCTCACTGGAGGCGGCCCGTGCCAGCCGGGGATCGCGggcccttcctccaccccctagGCTCTCTAGCAGAGGGCCCCTGAGACCGCTGACCTTGCCGTCATCAGGGCCTACCCGAAGAAGCCTCTGCCGCAGGGCCTGGAGCCTCTGGGCGTACTCTCCCTCCCCCAGGCCGCCCCGTGCCAGGTGGGCGGCCCCCGGGCTAGGGCTGCGGCGCTGAGGCAGGTCTACAGAGGCTGCCTTCTGCAGCCCCCGGCCCGGCTCCCGCAGCCCTGGCCCGGGCAAAGCGCTCTCGGCCGAGCTGCCCCTGCGCAGCTCCCCCCGCCGGGTGGCAGCCATCTTGGGAGGCTGGGGGCCTGGGGAGGGGAGTGCCTGAGAGCCAGGAGCACGACCGTCTCCCACGGGGCCCCCCCCCTGCTCCTGCCAGTCCATGGGGGCGGAATCCCTAGTGTCAGCAGCCCCAGAGGCATCGTCCTCAGTGGGGATGTCAGTGAGAGAGACGCGGGAGCCAGAGAACTCAGGCAGCAGCGGCCGGGGCACGGAGGGCAGTTCCTCCAGCTCCTCCTCTTCGGAGTCTGAGGAAGATGAAAGTCCCCCTGGGGGTGGGCGCCGAGGCACTGCCACCCACACCCGCTCGGGGGGAGCCCGCAGCAATTCTGGGATCGGGCGCAGCACCAGATGGCACTTGTAGCTGATCTGGGAACGCTGGGAAGAAGGGAACAGGGGAATCAGGGAGTGTGGGAGCAGTGGGGGCAGGCAGGAAGGGGAGCCTGCAGAGACCGGGGGGCCACCCTCCACAGGCCCGACTTGTCACCTAGGGTAGGATGGGGGGAGGAATGGGGGTAGTGAAGTAAtgctgagagacagagacacagagacagagacagagatgaggaaatatatagagacagagatacagagacagagagatatatagagatagacagagacagagaaatatatagaaataaaaagagacagagatacagagacagagagagaaacagagaaagagacagagagatacatagatttagagacagagacagagaaatagagagagagaaatatatagatagaaagagacagagacagagagaaatatagagagatagaaagagacagagagagatgtagagagatagaaagagacagagagatagatagaaagagacagagagagatgtagagagatagaaaagagacagagacagatacacagagacagagaaatatggAGATAGATACAAACAGGCATatagacagagaaatagatatatagacagagacagacacattgAGAAATAGATATGGAGAGAtcgaaagagacagagatagacaccgAGACAGACAggcacacagagatagagacagagagaaatatatatagaaagagacagagataaacagagacagagcaatagagagatagaaagagacaaagacagacacagagagacagagacattgagaaatatagagagatagagatagatagacacacaaagacagagacaaagtgaaatatatagagatagaaagacagacataaagacagacagacacgcagagacagagagaaatatatagcaatagaaagaaacagagctagacagagacagaaaaatagaaagatacatatatagacagagagacagacacacagagacagaaacagacagagagaaatatatagagatagaaaggcacagagagccagagacagacacaca
Encoded here:
- the SPEG gene encoding striated muscle preferentially expressed protein kinase isoform X5 yields the protein MQAVRFLPWAVPEPEGTAISPTLEKNQPGPEAEKRLRRGPEEDGPWGAWDRRAPRSKGKGHHRTRPTSPDLESSDDSYVSAGEEPLEAPIFETPLQNVVVAPGFDAMLKCIITANPPAQVSWQKDGTTLQNSERVLIRAEGERHTLLLQEARLADAGHYTITATNELGQATCNASVSVEPGGATSPFSSPITSDEEYLSPPEEFPEPEEAWHRTSAMKLSPSQTQSTPDTSSRAPPIFKVSLMDQSVREGQDVTMSIRVQGEPKPVVSWLRNRQPVRPDQRRFAEEAEGGLCRLRILAAERGDAGFYTCKAVNEYGTRQCEARLEVRAHPESRSLAVVAPLQDVNVGAGEMALFECLVTGPTDVEVDWLCRGRLLQPALLKCKMHFDGRKSKLLLTSVHEDDSGVYTCKLSTAKDELTCSARLTVRPSLAPLFTRMLEDVEVLEGRGARFDCKISGLPPPTITWTHFGNPVEENENVRLRHEGGLHSLLIAHVGTEDEGLYEVSASNIHGQANCSAQLYVEEPRSSTSGPSSKLEKMPSIPEEPEQGELERLSMPDFLRPLMDLEVGLAKEAVLECQVTGLPYPTISWFHNGQRIQSSDDRRMTQYRDVHRLVFPMVGPQHAGVYKSVIANKLGKAACYAHLYVTDLVPGPPDGPPQVVTVTGRMVMLKWNPPRSVDMAIDPDTLTYTVQHQVVGSGQWTALATGLREPSWAAMGLRKGAQHIFRVLSTTVKSSSKPSPASEPVQLLERGPVLEEAPVVLDKPDVVYVVEGQPVSVTVTFNHVEAQVVWRSCRGALLEARAGMYELSQPDDDQYCLRICHVNRRDVGPLSCTARNRHGTQACSVTLELAEAPRFESIMEDVEVGSGETARFAVVVEGKPLPDIMWYKEEALLEESSHVSFVYEESECSLVVLSTGPQDGGVYTCTARNLAGEVSCKAELAIRTAQTSMETEGAGEDAELRGRRLSDFYDIHQEIGRGAFSYLRRVVERSSGLEFAAKFIPSQAKPKASARREAGLLSRLQHDCVIYFHEAFERRRGLVIVTELCTEELLERMARKPTVCESEIRTYVRQVLEGLAYLHQSHVLHLDIKPENLLVCDGAGGSEQVRICDFGNAQELTPDEPQYCQYGTPEFVGPEIVNQTPVSGVTDVWPVGVVAFLCLTGISPFVGENDRTTLMNIHNYNVAFEETTFLSLSREARGFLIKVLVRDRLRPTAEETLEHPWFKAKEKGADISTDHLKLFLSRRRWQRSQISYKCHLVLRPIPELLRAPPERVWVAVPRRPPPGGLSSSSDSEEEELEELPSVPRPLLPEFSGSRVSLTDIPTEDDASGAADTRDSAPMDWQEQGGGPVGDGRAPGSQALPSPGPQPPKMAATRRGELRRGSSAESALPGPGLREPGRGLQKAASVDLPQRRSPSPGAAHLARGGLGEGEYAQRLQALRQRLLRVGPDDGKVSGLRGPLLESLGGGGRARDPRLARAASSEAAPRHPLPPEARSLQKSSSFSQGEAEPRGRHRRAGAPLEIPVARLGARRLQESPSLSALSEAQTHSPAKPIPAKLSPTKPASPGPTEQPMASSRGSPRPGPPKTAQEEPGSKAGPSRTLEPPKAAVVSLVPETPLTPYAQIIQSLQLPGTPKIILGPPPEPKPHAAVFAKVASPHPGKQGPGVKGLGPPPGEKVEGPPRPAGSDRSLSSIENLDSEEVFEAKFKKSRQSPLARRLRMLSRSQSEERGPFRGSEEEDGMYRPSPAGTPLELVKRPERSRSVQDLRGAGGAGEMGLVRRLSLSLSQRLRRTPPSQRHPSWGSPRAGDGESSEGGDSAKGSPVLAVRRKLSATLERLSGRLHRSGSSEDSGGRSGGSTPLLGRLRRATSEGESLRRLGLPHNQLLAQAGAATPSAESLGSEASANSASSGPGEGRTRSRWDRWGLSRSRKDKGSSQPNLPASVQEDSSLGYEYVRSESDFPPVFHIKLKDQVLLEGEAATLLCLPAACPAPHISWTKDKQSLRSEPSVTIVSCKDGRQLLTIPRAGKRHAGLYECSARNALGSATSSCTLAVARLPGKLAPPEVPQKYQDTALVVWKPGDSRAPCTYTLEQRIDGESIWHCVSSGISDCYYNVTQLPPGMTVRFRVACANRAGQGPFSNASERVFVGKLRDTPVLKYTTQQEIPITSAGTPIPSTPTSPVSPPAPAPAASPAASPASPASPASPAPTSPAPATPEPATSAPDSPVSPAPVPEPTSTLALASPQPPPSASTSPSSPTLSHLKAVGPPPPTPPRKHRGLLAARQAALTPHSDPPPPSGPESLASNTKAPSPSAPENKPTSSPAPMYVVTSFVSEPPTPEPQAPEPTPSPTRVTVLSLSPAKERVGSLGSGSPSSPGSEGTSLRQGPPQKPYTFLEEKARGRFGVVRACRENATGRSFVAKIIPYVAEGKQRVLQEYEVLRSLHHERLMSLHEAYITPRYLVLIAESCGNRELLCGLSERFRYSEDDVATYVVQLLQGLEYLHDHHVLHLDIKPDNLLLAQDNALKIVDFGSAQPYSPQALQPLGHRTGTLEYMAPEMVKGEPIGSATDIWGVGVLTYIMLSGHSPFYEPDPRETEARIVGGRFDAFLLYPNTSQSAALFLRKVLSVHPWSRPSLQDCLAHPWLQDAYLMKLRRQTLTFTTNRLKEFLGEQKRRRAEAATRHKVLLRSYPGSP